The Nocardioides sp. S5 genome includes a window with the following:
- a CDS encoding ABC transporter ATP-binding protein: protein MSTQPVHPAARSAEPLLAVRDLRVTFGRRGEEPFRAVDGISFDVRPGQTVGLVGESGCGKSVTSLAVMGLLPTRGNTVEGAAIFDGEDLLSLSRSQMRDRRGRDIAMIFQDPLSSLNPVVQIGRQVTEVMERHQGLSRKQAMPKAADLLERVGIPDPRARLANYPHQLSGGMRQRALIAMALACQPRLLIADEPTTALDVTIQAQILALLKELVVDTGTALVMITHDLGVVAGLCDEVNVLYGGKIVERGDRHTLFARPRHPYTVGLLNSIPRLDAPRGEALSPIPGSVADNLPWDSACAFAPRCPNQLDVCVQKTPEWDGDDVVGLRCFNPMGVTR from the coding sequence ATGAGCACGCAACCGGTCCATCCTGCTGCCCGATCGGCAGAGCCGCTCCTCGCGGTGCGCGACCTGCGCGTGACGTTCGGACGCCGCGGGGAGGAACCCTTCCGAGCCGTGGACGGCATCAGCTTCGACGTACGTCCGGGGCAGACGGTGGGCCTGGTGGGGGAGTCCGGCTGCGGGAAGTCCGTGACCTCGCTCGCCGTCATGGGCCTGCTGCCCACCCGCGGCAACACCGTCGAGGGCGCAGCGATCTTCGACGGCGAGGACCTGCTGTCACTGTCGCGCTCGCAGATGCGCGATCGTCGCGGCCGCGACATCGCGATGATCTTCCAGGACCCGCTGTCGTCGCTGAACCCGGTCGTCCAGATCGGTCGGCAGGTCACCGAGGTGATGGAGCGACACCAGGGCCTGAGCCGCAAGCAGGCCATGCCGAAGGCGGCCGACCTGCTGGAGCGCGTCGGCATCCCCGACCCCAGGGCACGCCTGGCAAACTACCCCCACCAGCTCAGCGGTGGGATGCGCCAGCGCGCCCTGATCGCGATGGCGCTGGCCTGTCAGCCCCGGCTGCTCATCGCCGACGAGCCCACCACCGCGCTCGACGTGACGATCCAGGCGCAGATCCTGGCGCTCCTGAAGGAGCTGGTGGTCGACACCGGCACGGCCCTGGTGATGATCACCCACGACCTGGGCGTCGTGGCCGGGCTGTGTGACGAGGTGAACGTGCTCTACGGCGGCAAGATCGTCGAGCGCGGCGACCGCCACACGCTGTTCGCGAGGCCCCGCCACCCCTACACGGTCGGCCTCCTCAACTCGATCCCGCGCCTCGACGCGCCGAGGGGCGAGGCGCTCTCTCCCATCCCGGGCTCCGTGGCGGACAACCTGCCGTGGGACTCGGCGTGCGCCTTCGCGCCGCGGTGTCCCAACCAGCTGGACGTGTGCGTGCAGAAGACGCCCGAGTGGGACGGCGACGACGTGGTCGGCCTGCGGTGCTTCAACCCGATGGGAGTGACCCGATGA